The sequence TCGCCCCCAATAGACAACGTAAAGGCGTCGATTGCGCTGGCGTTTCGTTTTCTGGTTGGGGAATCAAATTTGGGTCACTCATAGGGGTGAGGGGTGAGGGATTAGGGGATAGGGAGGAATCGGGCGACAAATCACAAAACAAAATTATCAAGATGTTACCCGAATCCCATGTGTAATTGTCCGCGTCACTAACAATTCTAAATCTTCGTTGGGAATTGCTTTTCTGATCTGCTGTTTCGCTGCTTCAGCTTGCTGCAAAGTTGGTAAAAGTGCGAATACTGTAGGGCCAGAACCGGACATCATTGTCCCTAAGACACCTGCTTGTTGAGCAAATATTGCTCGCTGTTCCATAACTTGGGGATACTCTGGTAAAACCACCCGCTCTAAATCATTGTGGAGTTGATGGGCGATTTCTAAAGCATCTTGATTGAGGATAGCTTTGACAATAGCTCCCGAATGAACTGCATTGGCGCGAGCTAGCAAATCTTGGGTATCTCTAATATAAGTATCACTAAACTGCTGTCGATAGGTTTTATATGCCCAAGCGGTGGAAACTTCCAAGCTGCGGTATTTGCCTAAGACTATATATATAGTGTCTAAACTTGGTAAAGGCGACAGTTGCTCACCTCTACCTGTAGCGATAACCGTTCCACCCGCCACACAAAAGGGAATATCTGAGCCGAGAGTCGCTCCCAATTGAGCCAATTCTGACTGAGTTAATCCCAACTGCCATAATAAATCTATCCCCACCAACACTGCGGCTGCATTTGTCGAACCTCCAGCTAGCCCAGCAGCTACGGGAATGTTTTTCTTGATGGTGATATCGACACCACCATATTTGCTGAAGGCTTGGGGGAATTCTGCTGCCATGAGAGCAGCAGCGCGGTATGCTAAATTACTCTTGTCTGTAGGTACTTGTGGGTGGTCGCAATAAACGCTAATGCTTTCTGTAGAAGCAGAGCGGATGTCGATGTGGTCAGCTAGCTCAATACTTTGAAGTATCATTGCTAACTCATGAAAACCATCAGGGCGATCGCCGATGATTTCTAAATATAAGTTAATTTTGGCAGGGGCGATAAGAGTGTAAGCAGGCATTGAGGGTATGGGGAAGAGAGAATATCTTACTCAAGGGGAACAGGGAACAATGTGTGTAATTAATGTTGTTTAGGTACTTAATTGTCATTTCCCACTGCCAAGACATTAGCTAGAGTAACCCATTGCTGGACGCTGAGGTCTTCGGCGCGGACTTGGGGGTTAATATTTAATTGTGCGAGTAAATCAGTCAAGCGATCGCGGTCAATTACTGGTTGTAAATTATTGCGTAACATTTTGCGTTTAGCGCCAAATCCCAATTTGACTAAGCTTTCTAACCTCCGGGGGTCGAGTACATTGGTTTCTATTGGTCGAGGACGCAAGCGCACAACTGCAGAATCGACTTTTGGTGCTGGGTGGAATGCGGCTGCGGGAACTGGACAAATCAACTCACAATCTGCCAAATACTGCACACGTACACTCAAAGCGCCGAAAGTTTTCGACCCTGGTTTAGCATACAATCTTTCTGCTACTTCTTTTTGCACCAACAGCACAATCGCATCAAAAGGTTCTGGGTGAGGATTGGCGATCGTACCCAAGAGTTTTTCTATGATGGGGCCAGTGATATTGTAGGGAATATTAGCGACAACTTTATTTGCCCTTTGGAACTGAGGAAAAGCCGTTAAATGTGATGGTAAATCTAATGTGAGAAAATCCCCTTGTAACAGCAAAAAGTTTTCCCTTTTACCCAGTTGCTTGGCTAACATTGCACATAAATCGCGGTCTATTTCCACCGCAACTAGAGATGAAACCAAAGGTAATAGCCGACGGGTGAGGATACCAGTTCCCGGGCCGATTTCGAGAATGCGATCGCTCAAACTACAATCCGCCGCCTTGACTATAGCATCTAAAGCCTTTTCGCTTTTGAGCCAATGTTGGGCAAAAATTTTGCGCGGTCGAATCATTTTTTTGTGATTGGTGATTGATTGTTGATTAGACTTCTTGCACAGGGAATAGCGAATAGGCCTCCATGCGTGTCAACTTAAGCTAAAGATGGCTTATTTGTTGGCTGACTCACCCGCCTGAGAATGAACTCTCAGGCTAATAGCTTAAGTCTACTGAAGTAGACTCAAGATTTTTTGCATATTTAGTCATCTTGAGATGACTTTTGCTATGAGACTCAGAATTCATTCTGAGGCGGGACAATGGTTTCGCGTTAAGTTGACACCAATGATAGGCCCCTATCCCCTATCCCCTATCCCTTTAGTTTCCAGCTGCTTTCCCAACTTAGCAAGTAACCACCCTAGAGCGCCTTCCACATCTGTAACTTGTTCCCCTGGTGGTTTAGGGGGACGATTAATCATTACCACCTGTAGCCCAAGTTCTCGTGCGGCGATAATTTTGGCGTAGGTAGCATCACCACCGCTGTTTTTGCTGACGATAGTATCAATTTTGTGATATTTGAGAATTTCTCGCTCCTGATTGAGAGCAAAAGGCCCGCGATCACATAATATTAATCCTGGAGGCATGACAGCATCTGGGTGAGGTGGGTCAACAACCCGCATCAAAAACCAAATATCTTGGAGGTGAGCAAAACTAGAGAGTTCCTGTCTCCCGACGGTGAGGAACACTCGATGCGCTGATGGTGATAGCACCGCAGCAGCAGCTTCTGTGTTCTCGACTTCCAACCAGCGATCGCCCTTCACCTGTTCCCAAGGACGACGAATTAACATCAACCGAGGTAAACCAATCTCAGCCGTCGCTTCAGCCGCATTTTCAGAAATTTGGGTAGCAAAGGGATGGGTAGCATCAATCAGCAAATCAATTTGCATCTGACCCAGATAGCTAGCTAGTCCTGACACACCACCAAAGCCACCAATGCGGAAATTACCTGAGGGGATTGATGGCTCTCGTGTCCGACCTGCTAAAGATGTGATTCCCTCGACCCCTGGAATCGCTGCGACCCTAGCAGCTAACTCCGCAGCATCCCCTGTACCACCCAATATTAAAACCCGCATAGTGTCTTGTTAACTCTGCGTTTCTTCTGCTGATGCAATTCCATTAGTCTTAGTTTTACTTACTTATCCTCAATACAACGGTGGAATTTTGGCTAACACGCCTTTTTTTAAAACTTGCGGGCGCTCTGACCAAGGCAATACTCCATCAACTTTATTGTAGTATTGACTAGCACATTGCAGCACGGCACCACTGCTATCAACAGCTAAATCGCCGAACAGGTACGTAGTTTTACCTTGAGCCGCAAAAGCGACGACACAAGAGCGGTTACAAGCACTCATGCATTCTACTTCGTGAATAGCAAATTGTTCTTTTAACTCCCAATTTAGAGCTAGGTCTTGTAATTGTTTTAATAATTGCTCACCACCGCTCACACCTACACGTTTGCCATCTTGCCAAACACTGGCACAGGTTTTACAAACAAATAAGCTGTGAGTCGAGACATGAGCAGCATTAGCGATCGCTATATTACCAGTAGCAGTCATCTGTACCTCGCAGATGTGTAGAACCGAAAAGTCAACTTTGGCGGGCGTCCTGACTCACTCAATTTGGGATTTTCGATTGTCAATTTTGAATTATTGGGTAATTTCCCCATTCCAAATTACCAATCTAAAATTGCCAATTGGTTCACAGTTGCGGGACAGTGCCGGATTTACACCGAACTTTCCCCCTTACTCTGGTAGCTGATCCCCACCAGAACCAAAGGACTTGTTAAATCATAGCAGTCAACTAAAGGCGTATGAAGTCTGAAGTCTGAAGTCTGAAATTATCCCACCGATAAAAGATTAAAAACTTTTTGATTTTCAGGCTTTTACTGGTAAGCTTTCAAACTTCCCACTATTTCTTGTAAGGATTGAGAGGTTAAAATCTCAAACCCACGCCACCTTGTAAAGAAAAAGCCGTACCACCACTATTGCGGTAAGCATCAAAAGCAATGATGGCGTTACCAAAAATCACAGTGTTGCTATTGGGTATCATGTAATCAATCCCTGGTTGCAAAGCAAAACTGATTTTATTTCCCACTGGCGAAGGGTCATTACCACTAGCCACAACCAAACCAGCCCCCAAGTAAGCGTCAGTTTGCCAGTTGAGAGGGATATCATAAGACACGGTAGGCACAACCGCTGTACCCCGACCAACTAAAGCTTGAGCACGCAAAGAAATAGGTGTTTCTAACAGCTTGTAACGAAAAGCAACTACCCCACCAATCTGTGAACCATCAGAAAGCCCTACAGTCGGGCCGATACCGACATAACTACCATATGCTACCTGAGCTTGTGCAGGTGGGGTATGCACCGCCAGACTCACAACCGAACTAACTCCCACAACTGCCACCAAATACGCAAGATACTTCATTGCCCCTGTCCTCTCACCATCTTAAAATTTTACATTGTCTGAGAATACTTTATGCTA is a genomic window of Fortiea contorta PCC 7126 containing:
- the ispE gene encoding 4-(cytidine 5'-diphospho)-2-C-methyl-D-erythritol kinase; translation: MPAYTLIAPAKINLYLEIIGDRPDGFHELAMILQSIELADHIDIRSASTESISVYCDHPQVPTDKSNLAYRAAALMAAEFPQAFSKYGGVDITIKKNIPVAAGLAGGSTNAAAVLVGIDLLWQLGLTQSELAQLGATLGSDIPFCVAGGTVIATGRGEQLSPLPSLDTIYIVLGKYRSLEVSTAWAYKTYRQQFSDTYIRDTQDLLARANAVHSGAIVKAILNQDALEIAHQLHNDLERVVLPEYPQVMEQRAIFAQQAGVLGTMMSGSGPTVFALLPTLQQAEAAKQQIRKAIPNEDLELLVTRTITHGIRVTS
- the rsmA gene encoding 16S rRNA (adenine(1518)-N(6)/adenine(1519)-N(6))-dimethyltransferase RsmA, which produces MIRPRKIFAQHWLKSEKALDAIVKAADCSLSDRILEIGPGTGILTRRLLPLVSSLVAVEIDRDLCAMLAKQLGKRENFLLLQGDFLTLDLPSHLTAFPQFQRANKVVANIPYNITGPIIEKLLGTIANPHPEPFDAIVLLVQKEVAERLYAKPGSKTFGALSVRVQYLADCELICPVPAAAFHPAPKVDSAVVRLRPRPIETNVLDPRRLESLVKLGFGAKRKMLRNNLQPVIDRDRLTDLLAQLNINPQVRAEDLSVQQWVTLANVLAVGNDN
- a CDS encoding cobalt-precorrin-6A reductase, translated to MRVLILGGTGDAAELAARVAAIPGVEGITSLAGRTREPSIPSGNFRIGGFGGVSGLASYLGQMQIDLLIDATHPFATQISENAAEATAEIGLPRLMLIRRPWEQVKGDRWLEVENTEAAAAVLSPSAHRVFLTVGRQELSSFAHLQDIWFLMRVVDPPHPDAVMPPGLILCDRGPFALNQEREILKYHKIDTIVSKNSGGDATYAKIIAARELGLQVVMINRPPKPPGEQVTDVEGALGWLLAKLGKQLETKGIGDRG
- a CDS encoding DUF1636 domain-containing protein; the encoded protein is MTATGNIAIANAAHVSTHSLFVCKTCASVWQDGKRVGVSGGEQLLKQLQDLALNWELKEQFAIHEVECMSACNRSCVVAFAAQGKTTYLFGDLAVDSSGAVLQCASQYYNKVDGVLPWSERPQVLKKGVLAKIPPLY